One genomic window of Actinoplanes lobatus includes the following:
- a CDS encoding AfsR/SARP family transcriptional regulator: MSDLEFRVLGPVEVWRDGRRVMLPGSKITTVLAALLLARGKVVPHGELSDLLWGWDPPATVDAQIYTYVSRLRKRLDFQVKIVREHAGYTLDIGDAAVDLFDFEELAARGAERLADGHRAAGVDDLREALSLWRGPALTNVAEPLSERHLPWLDEAYALTCERKADAELDLGASLEIIPELTELVARYPLRERFRAQLVLALHRAGRRSEALVAYDRARRTLADQLGVNPGEALTHAYQEVLLSDVFDEPSSLVTAEQVLDMLVEARLVEEVAVDRGASQFRMPGLLHLLKHV; this comes from the coding sequence GTGAGTGACCTTGAGTTCCGAGTCCTGGGTCCGGTGGAGGTGTGGCGCGACGGACGTCGTGTCATGCTGCCGGGTTCCAAGATCACGACTGTGCTCGCCGCGCTGCTGCTGGCGCGCGGGAAGGTCGTGCCGCACGGAGAACTGAGCGACCTGCTGTGGGGCTGGGATCCGCCGGCCACGGTGGACGCGCAGATCTACACGTACGTCTCCCGGCTGCGCAAGCGCCTCGACTTCCAGGTGAAGATCGTGCGCGAGCACGCCGGATACACCCTCGACATCGGCGACGCCGCCGTCGACCTGTTCGACTTCGAGGAACTCGCCGCGCGTGGCGCTGAACGGCTGGCCGACGGCCACCGGGCCGCCGGCGTCGACGATCTGCGCGAGGCGCTGTCACTGTGGCGTGGCCCCGCCCTCACCAACGTGGCCGAGCCGCTGTCCGAGCGGCATCTGCCCTGGCTGGACGAGGCCTACGCGCTCACCTGCGAACGCAAGGCCGACGCCGAGCTGGACCTGGGCGCCAGCCTGGAGATCATCCCCGAGCTGACCGAGCTGGTGGCCCGCTACCCGCTGCGCGAACGGTTCCGGGCCCAGCTGGTCCTGGCCCTGCACCGGGCCGGCCGCCGCTCCGAGGCCCTGGTCGCCTACGACCGGGCCCGCCGGACCCTGGCCGACCAGCTCGGCGTGAACCCCGGCGAGGCGCTCACCCATGCGTACCAGGAGGTGCTGCTCAGCGACGTGTTCGACGAGCCCTCCTCGCTGGTGACGGCCGAACAGGTCCTCGACATGTTGGTCGAGGCCCGGCTGGTCGAGGAGGTCGCCGTCGACCGCGGCGCCAGCCAGTTCCGCATGCCCGGCCTCCTTCACCTGCTGAAACACGTATAG
- a CDS encoding ornithine cyclodeaminase, translating to MPSESIRFLNRADVAVCLSKMDATEVVAQTLRDHTLGRTELPAEGYLSWSNSVGAYSRAIAMLGAVPSGGAMSYGMKLINASVSNPARGLERAGGLSFAFDPETARPDVVAEAGLLSAVRTAAYTVVSLRELGPESFDEVSLIGTGTLARVHLDAITAAFPAVRRAYVHDLDPARAAAFRDDLRELCPELEIVVVDSAERAAGAAPVLVTVTTSNDPYIPARWLSAGQFVAHVSLDDLTEDAFRSAEAIFVDDLELIRENPRRIMGRLLQEDAVGDPPSLGEVLIGRHAARRPDRGYVISNPFGMAVLDVALIHAVAGVARETGGGQLLDLL from the coding sequence ATGCCGAGCGAAAGCATTCGTTTCCTGAACCGCGCCGACGTCGCCGTCTGCCTGTCCAAGATGGACGCGACGGAGGTGGTCGCCCAGACGCTTCGCGATCACACTCTCGGCCGCACCGAGCTGCCCGCCGAGGGCTATCTGAGCTGGTCCAACAGTGTCGGCGCGTACAGCCGGGCGATCGCCATGCTGGGCGCCGTGCCGTCCGGCGGCGCGATGTCGTACGGCATGAAGCTGATCAACGCATCGGTCAGCAACCCGGCCCGTGGCCTGGAACGGGCCGGCGGGCTCAGCTTCGCCTTCGACCCGGAGACGGCCCGTCCGGACGTGGTCGCCGAGGCCGGGCTGCTCAGCGCCGTCCGTACCGCCGCCTACACCGTGGTCAGCCTGCGCGAGCTGGGGCCGGAGTCGTTCGACGAGGTGAGCCTCATCGGCACCGGCACGCTGGCCCGGGTGCACCTGGACGCGATCACGGCGGCGTTCCCGGCGGTGCGCCGCGCCTACGTCCACGACCTCGATCCGGCACGCGCCGCCGCGTTCCGGGACGACCTCCGGGAGCTCTGCCCGGAGCTGGAGATCGTGGTGGTGGACAGCGCCGAACGGGCCGCCGGCGCCGCCCCGGTGCTGGTCACCGTGACCACCAGCAACGACCCCTACATCCCGGCCCGGTGGCTGAGCGCCGGCCAGTTCGTCGCGCACGTGTCGCTCGACGACCTCACCGAGGACGCCTTCCGGTCCGCCGAGGCGATCTTCGTCGACGACCTGGAACTGATCCGGGAGAACCCGCGCCGGATCATGGGCCGCCTGCTCCAGGAGGACGCCGTGGGCGACCCGCCCAGCCTGGGCGAGGTGCTGATCGGCCGGCATGCCGCACGGCGGCCGGACCGGGGGTACGTGATCAGCAACCCGTTCGGCATGGCGGTCCTGGACGTCGCCCTGATCCACGCCGTCGCCGGCGTCGCGCGGGAGACCGGCGGCGGGCAGCTCCTCGACCTGCTCTGA
- the sbnA gene encoding 2,3-diaminopropionate biosynthesis protein SbnA, translating to MIVESALDIQFPDVFLELSGFLPDSRLYLKIEAMNPAGSIKFKPALAMVDDLEQRGLLRPGSRIIESSSGNLGIALSIVSNARGYRFTCVTDMNTAPATIELMRAYGAHVVVIDKRDTNGGYLSMRLQYLQDRIRADPALVWPNQYANPINTMAHYHTTAAEILKEFPQVDAVFVGAGTTGTLTGCAQYFARHRPETEVFAVDIIGSTTFGTPPGRRHIPGLGTSRTPAIASLQHVTDLVMVSEHDAVQACRRLRDSHWLLGGGSTGAVLSGVAARAGMLRPGSVVVAISPDLGDRYAGTLYDPGWLAERGLDRPTAPAGLLEPAGSYSEAH from the coding sequence ATGATCGTCGAATCCGCGCTGGACATACAGTTTCCCGACGTATTCCTCGAGCTGTCCGGCTTCCTCCCGGACAGCCGCCTCTATCTCAAGATCGAGGCGATGAACCCGGCCGGCTCGATCAAGTTCAAGCCGGCCCTCGCCATGGTCGACGACCTGGAGCAGCGTGGCCTGCTCCGGCCGGGCAGCCGGATCATCGAGTCGTCCTCCGGCAACCTCGGCATCGCGCTGAGCATCGTGTCCAACGCCCGGGGATACCGCTTCACCTGCGTCACCGACATGAACACCGCCCCGGCCACGATCGAGCTGATGCGGGCGTACGGGGCCCACGTCGTCGTGATCGACAAGCGGGACACCAACGGCGGCTACCTGTCGATGCGCCTGCAGTACCTCCAGGACCGGATCCGGGCCGACCCGGCGCTGGTCTGGCCCAACCAGTACGCCAACCCGATCAACACGATGGCGCACTACCACACCACGGCGGCCGAGATCCTCAAGGAGTTCCCGCAGGTCGACGCGGTGTTCGTGGGCGCCGGCACGACCGGGACGCTGACCGGCTGCGCGCAGTACTTCGCCCGACACCGGCCGGAGACCGAGGTGTTCGCGGTCGACATCATCGGGTCGACCACGTTCGGGACGCCGCCGGGCCGCCGGCACATCCCGGGCCTGGGCACCAGCCGTACGCCCGCGATCGCCTCCCTGCAACACGTCACCGACCTGGTGATGGTCTCCGAGCACGACGCCGTACAGGCCTGCCGGCGGTTGCGTGACAGCCACTGGCTGCTCGGCGGCGGCTCGACCGGCGCGGTGCTCAGCGGGGTGGCCGCCCGGGCGGGGATGCTGCGCCCCGGTTCGGTGGTCGTGGCGATCAGCCCCGACCTCGGCGACCGCTACGCCGGCACCCTGTACGACCCCGGCTGGCTCGCCGAACGCGGACTCGACCGGCCCACGGCGCCGGCCGGCCTGCTCGAGCCCGCGGGCTCCTACTCCGAAGCCCACTGA
- a CDS encoding ornithine carbamoyltransferase translates to MSLSEAFTGLPPRRDPRGLLSLADLTPDRLAALARRSVEFYRDPTAHRDPLRGLLVGVVFTRTSTRTRTAFTAGVERLGGRAVGYGPGDLQTNTGESPADTARMFGLMLDGIVTRTAGPLADMRELSAESGLPVVNAMAAEEHPTQGVCDLATILLHRGSLDGVRVLYVGEGNNTATALAQGLSNFADARLHLLTPDGYGLPENVLKETTARASGNGGFVTESHDASAVPADVDFVYTTRWQTTGTSKPDASWRETFRPFHIDETFLSGTPGALFLHDLPAHRGEEVSGAVLDGPRSVAWSQARMKLCSAMAVLEYAFAGQG, encoded by the coding sequence ATGTCCCTGTCCGAAGCCTTCACCGGGTTGCCGCCCCGGCGCGACCCGCGCGGGCTGCTCTCCCTGGCCGACCTCACCCCGGACCGGCTGGCCGCGCTGGCCCGCCGTTCCGTCGAGTTCTACCGTGATCCCACCGCACACCGCGATCCGCTGCGGGGGCTGCTCGTCGGTGTGGTCTTCACCCGTACCTCCACCCGGACCCGGACCGCGTTCACCGCGGGCGTCGAACGGCTCGGCGGCCGGGCGGTCGGCTACGGTCCCGGCGATCTCCAGACCAACACCGGCGAGTCGCCGGCCGACACGGCCCGCATGTTCGGGCTGATGCTGGACGGCATCGTCACCCGTACCGCCGGACCGCTGGCCGACATGCGGGAGCTGTCCGCGGAGAGCGGCCTGCCGGTGGTCAACGCGATGGCCGCCGAGGAACACCCGACCCAGGGTGTCTGCGATCTGGCCACGATCCTGCTGCACCGCGGCTCGCTGGACGGGGTGCGGGTGCTCTACGTGGGCGAGGGCAACAACACGGCGACCGCGCTGGCCCAGGGGCTCAGCAACTTCGCCGACGCCCGGCTGCACCTGCTCACCCCGGACGGCTACGGGCTGCCCGAGAACGTGCTGAAGGAGACCACCGCCCGGGCGTCCGGCAACGGCGGCTTCGTCACCGAGTCGCACGACGCGTCGGCCGTGCCGGCCGACGTCGACTTCGTCTACACCACGCGCTGGCAGACCACCGGCACGAGCAAACCCGACGCGTCGTGGCGGGAGACCTTCCGGCCCTTCCACATCGACGAGACATTCCTTTCCGGTACGCCGGGCGCGCTCTTCCTGCACGATCTGCCGGCCCATCGGGGTGAGGAGGTGTCCGGAGCCGTCCTGGACGGGCCGCGCTCGGTCGCGTGGTCGCAGGCGCGGATGAAGCTGTGCAGCGCGATGGCGGTGCTCGAGTACGCGTTCGCCGGGCAGGGCTGA
- a CDS encoding 4'-phosphopantetheinyl transferase family protein, which produces MIETILPGAVTAVDTFTDPPQATLFPEEESLISAAVHKRRAEFTTGRWCARQAMRRIGHRPSAILPGPRGEPRWPDGLVGSITHCPGYRAAVVAPTARVTTVGIDAEVHEPAPPGVLEAVSQPEERDHLAALRRDHPGVHWDRLLFSAKESVYKAWYPLTARWLDFEDARVTFYPATATFTARLDVTGARLHGADLTGFTGRWVIGNGLLVTAITILEPALAAA; this is translated from the coding sequence ATGATCGAGACCATCCTGCCCGGCGCCGTCACCGCGGTCGACACCTTCACGGACCCGCCCCAGGCGACGCTGTTCCCCGAGGAGGAGTCGCTGATCAGCGCCGCCGTGCACAAGCGGCGCGCCGAGTTCACCACCGGCCGCTGGTGCGCCCGCCAGGCGATGCGGCGGATCGGGCACCGCCCGTCGGCGATCCTGCCCGGCCCGCGCGGCGAGCCCCGCTGGCCCGACGGCCTGGTCGGCAGCATCACCCACTGTCCCGGGTACCGAGCGGCCGTCGTCGCGCCGACCGCGCGCGTCACCACGGTCGGCATCGACGCCGAGGTGCACGAGCCGGCCCCGCCCGGCGTGCTGGAGGCGGTCTCCCAGCCGGAGGAGCGCGACCACCTCGCGGCCCTGCGGCGCGACCATCCCGGCGTGCACTGGGACCGCCTGCTGTTCAGCGCCAAGGAGTCGGTCTACAAGGCGTGGTACCCGTTGACCGCGCGGTGGCTCGACTTCGAGGACGCCCGCGTCACCTTCTACCCGGCGACGGCCACCTTCACGGCCCGGCTCGACGTCACCGGTGCGCGCCTGCACGGCGCCGACCTGACCGGATTCACCGGCCGCTGGGTGATCGGCAACGGCCTGCTGGTCACCGCCATCACGATCCTGGAACCGGCTCTCGCCGCCGCCTGA
- a CDS encoding helix-turn-helix transcriptional regulator has product MELVERDAAMAVLDGMLAAAVAGKGRVAMVTGSVATGKTELLNTFAERVLDLNGLAITAVGSRAERNLPLGVFGQLLMDAPLVAEESRRAMDLLHEGAQSVPAGPDGAARLDPQIVHGLCTVLLELAQRYPLVIVVDDLDHADPASVLCLAYLARRVRFAPLLVVFSHSGHGRPDEPALELEALSRPPQGAHLTLATLTAEGVRQMAAGVLADDDAGRTAVRWHQLSGGNPLLVAGLIEDHRQILAEGGAPDDEPVAGGHYARAVVSCLHRADPRLARVARGAAILPGAGFLDQLIGVETAQIGQAVRALTAAGILHQGEFRHPVARDAVLAEIDGEERCELHRRAAVLAHHGGAPSRVVADQLLGAGRAEERWAVPVLEDAARWALREGRVDAAMRYLRLAWQACGDEQHRAKIMTTMLRAAWRINPGTSTGYLSELTAALRRGHLRGGDALALTKALLWDGRFTDARSVFEHLNDAGDDLDQEGLTELAIARPLLRSTYPSFFALLRQPAERPPVVSTVASSHRLEAASALATVLTRGPSEKIATAVARILHNSRLDEMSLDTVESALLALTYGGWSDQAASWCDLFVEEAVTRRAPSRLARLSAIRAEVSLRVGDLPAAVRHARLALEVMPPTSWGVAIGSVAAPMMIAATAMGRYDLVREQLDQPVPEEMFQTRYGLHYLQARGRYSMAIGQLHLALRDFEYCGELAGRWQLDTPGLVPWRVDAAEALLRLGRPDRAHKLVEEQLHRCGKENPRVQGMAMRLYAAAGELRHRPMFLRQAVELQTADEYEQARALVDLTGAFQALGEPRRSGMIAQRARALVEKIEAEPLLATLNPEPGGAEDARAQVVASPTPAATLSEAERRVAVLAADGYTNREISKKLYITISTVEQHLTRIYRKLNVTRRTDLPAHLVRDHIVTG; this is encoded by the coding sequence ATGGAACTGGTGGAACGGGACGCCGCGATGGCGGTGCTGGACGGCATGCTCGCCGCCGCCGTCGCCGGAAAGGGACGGGTCGCGATGGTCACGGGTTCCGTGGCCACCGGTAAGACCGAACTGCTTAACACGTTCGCCGAGCGGGTCCTGGACCTGAACGGCCTGGCCATCACCGCCGTCGGCTCGCGTGCCGAACGGAACCTGCCGCTCGGCGTCTTCGGCCAGCTGCTGATGGACGCCCCGCTGGTCGCCGAGGAGAGCCGGCGTGCCATGGACCTGCTGCACGAGGGTGCGCAGAGCGTCCCAGCCGGTCCGGACGGCGCCGCCCGCCTGGACCCGCAGATCGTGCACGGGCTCTGCACCGTCCTGCTCGAGCTGGCCCAGCGCTATCCGCTGGTGATCGTCGTCGACGACCTGGACCACGCCGACCCGGCGTCCGTGCTCTGCCTGGCCTACCTGGCCCGGCGAGTACGGTTCGCGCCGCTGCTGGTGGTGTTCAGCCACTCCGGGCACGGGCGCCCGGACGAGCCGGCTCTCGAGCTGGAGGCGCTGAGCCGGCCTCCGCAGGGCGCGCACCTCACGCTCGCCACGCTGACCGCGGAGGGCGTACGCCAGATGGCCGCCGGCGTGCTGGCCGACGACGATGCCGGGCGCACCGCGGTCCGCTGGCACCAGCTCAGCGGCGGCAACCCGCTGCTGGTCGCGGGCCTGATCGAGGACCACCGGCAGATTCTGGCCGAGGGCGGCGCCCCGGACGACGAACCGGTCGCCGGCGGCCACTACGCCCGGGCGGTCGTCTCCTGCCTGCACCGCGCCGACCCGCGCCTGGCCCGGGTGGCCCGCGGCGCCGCCATCCTGCCCGGGGCCGGCTTCCTGGACCAGCTGATCGGTGTCGAGACGGCACAGATCGGCCAGGCGGTACGGGCGCTGACCGCCGCCGGCATCCTGCACCAGGGCGAGTTCCGGCACCCGGTGGCCCGTGACGCGGTGCTCGCCGAGATCGACGGCGAGGAGCGGTGCGAGCTGCACCGCCGGGCCGCGGTCCTGGCCCACCACGGCGGTGCGCCCAGCCGGGTGGTCGCCGATCAGCTGCTCGGCGCCGGACGGGCCGAGGAGCGGTGGGCCGTCCCGGTGCTCGAGGACGCCGCCCGCTGGGCGCTGCGCGAGGGCCGGGTGGACGCCGCGATGCGCTACCTGCGGCTGGCCTGGCAGGCCTGCGGCGACGAGCAGCACCGCGCGAAGATCATGACGACCATGCTGCGGGCCGCCTGGCGGATCAACCCGGGCACCTCGACCGGTTACCTGTCCGAGCTGACCGCGGCCCTGCGCCGGGGCCATCTGCGCGGCGGCGACGCCCTGGCGCTGACCAAGGCGCTGCTGTGGGACGGCCGGTTCACCGACGCGCGGTCGGTGTTCGAGCACCTCAACGATGCCGGCGACGACCTGGACCAGGAGGGCCTCACCGAGCTGGCCATCGCGCGGCCGCTGCTGCGCTCGACGTACCCGTCGTTCTTCGCTCTGCTGCGCCAGCCCGCCGAGCGGCCCCCGGTGGTGTCGACGGTCGCCTCCAGCCACCGGCTCGAGGCGGCGTCCGCGCTGGCCACGGTCCTCACCCGGGGCCCGTCCGAGAAGATCGCCACCGCGGTCGCCCGGATCCTGCACAACTCCCGGCTGGACGAGATGAGCCTCGACACCGTGGAGAGCGCGCTGCTGGCGCTCACCTACGGCGGCTGGTCCGACCAGGCGGCGTCCTGGTGCGACCTGTTCGTCGAGGAGGCCGTCACCCGGCGCGCGCCCAGCCGGCTGGCCCGCCTGTCGGCGATCCGCGCCGAGGTGTCGCTGCGGGTGGGCGACCTGCCGGCCGCGGTACGCCACGCGCGGCTCGCCCTGGAGGTGATGCCGCCGACCAGCTGGGGTGTCGCGATCGGTTCCGTGGCAGCGCCCATGATGATCGCGGCCACCGCGATGGGCCGCTACGACCTGGTCCGCGAGCAGCTCGACCAGCCGGTGCCGGAGGAGATGTTCCAGACCCGGTACGGCCTGCACTATCTCCAGGCGCGCGGCCGGTACAGCATGGCGATCGGGCAACTGCACCTGGCGCTGCGCGACTTCGAGTACTGCGGCGAGCTGGCCGGCCGGTGGCAGCTGGACACGCCCGGGCTGGTCCCGTGGCGGGTGGACGCGGCCGAGGCGCTGCTGCGGCTGGGCCGGCCGGACCGGGCGCACAAGCTCGTCGAGGAGCAGCTGCACCGCTGCGGCAAGGAGAACCCGCGGGTGCAGGGCATGGCGATGCGCCTGTACGCGGCGGCCGGCGAACTGCGCCACCGCCCGATGTTCCTGCGCCAGGCCGTGGAGTTGCAGACCGCCGACGAGTACGAGCAGGCCCGCGCGCTGGTCGACCTCACCGGCGCGTTCCAGGCGCTGGGTGAGCCGCGGCGGTCCGGCATGATCGCCCAGCGGGCGCGTGCCCTGGTCGAGAAGATCGAGGCGGAGCCGCTGCTGGCGACGCTGAACCCGGAACCGGGCGGCGCGGAGGACGCCCGGGCACAGGTGGTCGCGTCACCCACCCCGGCCGCGACGCTGAGCGAGGCCGAGCGGCGGGTGGCCGTCCTGGCCGCGGACGGCTACACGAACCGGGAGATCTCCAAGAAGCTGTACATCACGATCAGCACCGTGGAGCAGCACCTGACCCGGATCTACCGGAAGCTCAACGTCACCCGCCGTACCGATCTGCCGGCGCACCTGGTGCGGGACCACATCGTGACCGGCTGA
- a CDS encoding 2-isopropylmalate synthase, with product MSEQFRRAVEKYVRPAAPVTNAERAWPGRTITSAPRWLSTDLRDGNQSLANPMSPQRKLRMFRLLTSMGYREIEVGFPVASRDDHDFLRLLIEKDLIPDDVRISVLVQARDELIRRTVESLEGAPRATIHIYNATSPQFRRVVFGMDRAECKELAVQSTRLMLKYADRTLAGCDLGFQYSPELFNDTELDFSLEVCEAVMDVWQPGAGRPIILNFPTTVERSTPNVFADQIEYMDRGLSRREHVCLSVHPHNDRGTGVASAEMALLAGAQRIEGCLLGNGERAGNVDLVTLALNLFSQGIDPGVDFSDINEVRRVVEECTRIPVHPRHPYAGDLVYTAFSGSHQDAIKKGFDERKRTGATAWEIPYLPIDPGDVGRTYETVVRINSQSGKGGVAYVISSHLGLNMPRDLQLEFAELVQARADAEGGPISADRIVELFTREYVTRPLLPVPLPPPGVSVVVHVDGAAFEVGAVRTDAVERVKERLAAWRIDLRAVHRTGTGLAHTGGTGVYAELRTGDRPLWGVAVDDDVETAILAAVRSAAARLGRTAERSRSTAPLARAS from the coding sequence ATGTCGGAACAGTTTCGGCGGGCGGTGGAGAAGTACGTGCGGCCGGCCGCGCCGGTGACGAACGCGGAGCGTGCCTGGCCAGGGCGGACCATCACCTCGGCCCCACGGTGGCTCTCCACCGATCTGCGCGACGGCAACCAGTCGCTGGCCAACCCGATGAGCCCACAGCGCAAGCTGCGGATGTTCCGGCTGCTGACCTCGATGGGCTACCGGGAGATCGAGGTCGGGTTCCCGGTCGCGAGCCGGGACGACCACGACTTCCTGCGGCTGCTCATCGAGAAGGACCTGATCCCGGACGACGTCCGGATCTCCGTGCTGGTGCAGGCCCGCGACGAGCTGATCCGCCGGACCGTGGAGAGCCTGGAGGGTGCGCCGCGGGCCACCATCCACATCTACAACGCCACCTCGCCGCAGTTCCGCCGGGTGGTCTTCGGGATGGACCGGGCCGAGTGCAAGGAACTGGCGGTGCAGAGCACCCGGCTCATGCTGAAATACGCCGACCGCACCCTGGCCGGCTGCGACCTCGGCTTCCAGTACTCGCCGGAGCTGTTCAACGACACCGAGCTGGACTTCTCGCTGGAGGTCTGCGAGGCCGTGATGGACGTGTGGCAGCCCGGGGCGGGCCGCCCCATCATCCTCAACTTCCCGACCACGGTGGAACGGTCCACCCCCAACGTGTTCGCCGACCAGATCGAATACATGGACCGTGGGCTGAGCCGCCGCGAGCACGTCTGTCTGTCGGTGCACCCGCACAACGACCGGGGCACCGGCGTGGCGTCCGCCGAGATGGCACTGCTGGCCGGGGCCCAGCGGATCGAGGGATGCCTGCTCGGCAACGGTGAGCGGGCCGGCAACGTCGACCTCGTGACGCTCGCGCTCAACCTGTTCAGCCAGGGCATCGACCCGGGCGTCGACTTCTCCGACATCAACGAGGTCCGGCGGGTCGTCGAGGAGTGCACGCGGATCCCGGTGCACCCGCGGCATCCGTACGCCGGTGACCTCGTCTACACCGCCTTCTCCGGGTCGCACCAGGACGCCATCAAGAAGGGCTTCGACGAGCGCAAGCGCACCGGCGCGACCGCCTGGGAGATCCCCTATCTGCCGATCGACCCGGGCGACGTGGGGCGCACCTACGAGACCGTCGTACGGATCAACAGCCAGTCCGGCAAGGGCGGGGTGGCGTACGTGATCAGCTCCCACCTCGGCCTCAACATGCCCCGGGACCTCCAGCTGGAGTTCGCCGAGCTGGTGCAGGCCCGCGCCGACGCCGAGGGCGGCCCGATCAGCGCCGACCGGATCGTCGAGCTGTTCACCCGCGAGTACGTCACCCGGCCGCTGCTGCCGGTGCCGCTGCCGCCGCCCGGGGTGTCCGTGGTGGTGCACGTCGACGGCGCGGCCTTCGAGGTCGGCGCGGTCCGGACGGACGCGGTGGAACGGGTCAAGGAACGTCTCGCGGCCTGGCGCATCGATCTGCGGGCCGTGCACCGGACCGGGACCGGCCTGGCGCACACCGGCGGGACCGGCGTCTACGCCGAGTTGCGCACCGGCGACCGGCCACTGTGGGGCGTCGCCGTCGACGACGACGTGGAGACCGCGATCCTGGCGGCGGTCCGCTCCGCCGCGGCCCGGCTCGGCCGTACCGCCGAGCGCTCGCGCAGCACCGCCCCACTCGCCCGAGCGAGCTGA
- a CDS encoding hydroxyisourate hydrolase, whose translation MSISAQAVDVVYGRPAAGVQVRLQRRISDLGRELDDWLTVDETETDSDGCIKDWTAERFGRGPYQIVFDSDAYFAMLGLSAAYKEISVVVRLADESDSCQIQVRLAPYSYSMDFGFRG comes from the coding sequence ATGAGTATCTCCGCGCAAGCAGTGGACGTCGTCTACGGACGGCCGGCAGCCGGTGTTCAGGTACGCCTTCAGCGGAGGATCTCGGATCTCGGCCGTGAGCTCGACGACTGGCTGACCGTCGACGAGACGGAGACGGACAGCGACGGCTGCATCAAGGACTGGACCGCGGAACGGTTCGGGCGGGGGCCGTACCAGATCGTCTTCGACAGCGACGCCTATTTCGCCATGCTGGGGCTGAGCGCCGCCTACAAGGAGATCTCGGTCGTCGTGCGGCTGGCCGACGAGTCCGACAGTTGCCAGATCCAGGTGCGGCTCGCGCCCTATTCGTACTCGATGGATTTTGGATTCCGGGGCTGA